One region of Catenuloplanes indicus genomic DNA includes:
- a CDS encoding helix-turn-helix domain-containing protein translates to MQTTPGVDTMLDAVGPRLRELRGRRQLTLAAVAETTGLSVSTLSRLESGRRRPTLDLLIPLAQVYRVALDDIVGAPPTGDPRIHLTPIRRDGMVFVPLTLAGAPVQAFKVVLPGRRPDAPAKRATHGGYEWLYVLKGTIRLTVGDEVTVLAEGEAAEFDTRRPHSITSATARAAEMLTLFSPDGAQIHVRD, encoded by the coding sequence ATGCAAACCACCCCGGGCGTCGACACCATGCTCGACGCGGTCGGTCCCCGGCTGCGTGAACTCCGCGGCCGTCGCCAGCTCACGCTCGCCGCGGTCGCCGAGACCACCGGCCTGTCGGTCAGCACGCTGTCGCGACTGGAGTCCGGCCGCCGTCGGCCCACGCTCGACCTGCTCATCCCGCTGGCGCAGGTCTACCGGGTCGCGCTCGACGACATCGTCGGCGCGCCCCCGACCGGCGATCCGCGGATCCACCTCACCCCGATCCGCCGGGACGGCATGGTCTTCGTACCGCTCACGCTGGCCGGAGCGCCGGTGCAGGCGTTCAAGGTCGTTCTGCCCGGCCGTCGCCCGGACGCACCGGCCAAGCGGGCCACCCACGGCGGGTACGAGTGGCTGTACGTGCTCAAGGGCACGATCCGGCTGACCGTCGGCGATGAGGTCACCGTCCTGGCCGAGGGTGAGGCCGCGGAGTTCGACACCCGTCGCCCGCACAGCATCACCAGTGCCACCGCCCGGGCCGCCGAGATGCTGACCCTTTTCAGCCCGGACGGCGCGCAGATCCACGTCCGCGACTGA
- a CDS encoding GAF domain-containing protein, with the protein MDTYEYLDTPDARELRRLEAVRRYSLVDAPAEDAYDRIAFVAATIFDTPIATVSLVEQDRVWLAACQGLTGVREVGKEPGLCASVIAQDDTYVVSDAVRDPRTLEHPLVRGDLGLRFYAAAPIRTHDGYRLGTVNVIDNRPRTATPRQLKALEHLAAMVADELELRLSVIRNAAGRATPAG; encoded by the coding sequence GTGGACACATACGAATACCTCGACACTCCCGACGCGCGCGAACTGCGGCGACTCGAAGCGGTACGCCGGTACAGTCTCGTCGACGCACCGGCCGAGGACGCCTATGACCGGATCGCCTTCGTGGCGGCAACGATCTTCGACACCCCGATCGCCACGGTGTCGCTGGTCGAGCAGGACCGCGTCTGGCTCGCCGCCTGCCAGGGCCTCACCGGGGTACGCGAGGTCGGCAAGGAACCCGGCCTGTGCGCCTCGGTCATCGCGCAGGACGACACGTACGTGGTCAGCGACGCGGTCCGCGACCCGCGCACGCTCGAGCACCCGCTGGTCCGCGGCGACCTGGGCCTGCGCTTCTACGCCGCCGCCCCGATCCGCACCCACGACGGTTACCGGCTCGGCACGGTCAACGTGATCGACAACCGGCCGCGGACCGCGACCCCACGCCAGCTGAAGGCACTCGAGCACCTGGCCGCGATGGTCGCCGACGAGCTGGAGCTGCGGCTGAGCGTGATCCGCAACGCGGCCGGCCGGGCCACGCCGGCCGGCTGA
- a CDS encoding alkene reductase, with protein sequence MTDIARSRLWEPTMLGAVALRNRLVMAPMTRRRAGDDGNPTALMATYYAQRAGFGMLVTEGIFPGLDGRGYPRQPGLATAAQRDAWRAVTAAVHAEGGTIVAQLMHAGRVTHPDITGTTRVLAPSAVPYDDHHRPHAGPAVRPDAMTPADIAAVVRSHADAAGRAVDAGFDGVELHAGNGYLLHQFLAPSTNRRDDGYGGSPGSRARFVAEVAEAVADSIGGDRLGVRISPGAGIQGADEPDPDDLRATYTALATRLHGLRPAYLSVIHPEIGDDLIRHLRSVTGVPLVANTGFGTITGRHDAAALTDAHLADAVAVGRPAIANPDLARRWRHDAPEAAPDRTTFYSGDARGYIDYPTLTTTP encoded by the coding sequence ATGACGGACATCGCACGCTCGCGCCTGTGGGAGCCGACCATGCTCGGCGCCGTCGCGCTGCGGAACCGGCTCGTGATGGCACCGATGACCCGGCGCCGGGCCGGCGACGACGGCAACCCGACCGCGCTGATGGCGACGTACTACGCCCAGCGCGCCGGATTCGGCATGCTCGTCACCGAGGGGATCTTCCCGGGCCTCGACGGACGCGGCTACCCGCGCCAGCCCGGCCTGGCCACCGCCGCGCAGCGCGACGCGTGGCGGGCCGTGACGGCCGCGGTGCACGCCGAGGGCGGCACCATCGTGGCGCAGCTGATGCACGCCGGCCGGGTCACCCACCCGGACATCACCGGAACCACCCGTGTCCTCGCGCCGTCCGCCGTGCCGTACGACGACCACCACCGGCCGCACGCCGGCCCGGCGGTCCGCCCCGACGCGATGACCCCGGCCGACATCGCCGCCGTCGTCCGCAGCCACGCCGACGCGGCCGGGCGCGCTGTGGACGCGGGCTTCGACGGGGTGGAACTGCACGCCGGAAACGGCTACCTGCTGCACCAGTTCCTCGCCCCGTCCACCAACCGGCGCGACGACGGGTACGGCGGCTCCCCGGGCTCCAGGGCGCGGTTCGTGGCAGAGGTGGCCGAAGCCGTCGCGGACTCGATCGGCGGCGACCGGCTGGGCGTACGGATCTCTCCCGGCGCCGGCATCCAGGGCGCCGACGAACCCGACCCGGACGACCTGCGCGCCACCTACACCGCGCTCGCCACCCGGCTGCACGGGCTGCGGCCGGCCTACCTGAGCGTGATCCACCCGGAGATCGGCGACGACCTGATCAGGCACCTGCGCTCCGTCACGGGCGTGCCGCTGGTCGCCAACACCGGCTTCGGCACGATCACCGGCCGCCACGACGCCGCCGCGCTCACCGACGCCCACCTCGCCGACGCCGTGGCGGTCGGCCGCCCGGCGATCGCCAACCCCGACCTCGCCCGGCGCTGGCGCCACGACGCCCCCGAGGCCGCACCGGACCGGACGACGTTCTACAGCGGCGACGCCCGCGGATACATCGACTACCCCACGCTCACGACAACGCCGTAG
- a CDS encoding aspartate aminotransferase family protein has protein sequence MLTDSSTAAARAADRAHVFHSWSAQGHIDPMPVAGGSGSTFWDYEGNHYLDFSSQFVNLNIGHGHPRVVEAICRQARKLCTVAPHFANDQRSEAAWLIAQHAPGDLDKVFFTNGGTESNEHAVRMARLVTGRPKILTGYRSYHGSTHTAMHLTGDPRRWPSDTGTAGAVHFFGPYPYRSAFHAESEAQECERALEHLEQVITLEGPQTVAAVLLEPVVGTNGLLVPPAGYLRGVREICDRYGILLIADEVMTGFGRTGRWFAVDHWDVVPDLITFAKGVNSGYVPLGGVILSERVAARFHDTPYPGGLTYSGHPLACAAAVATMHAMRDEGIVEHAAWLGEHVIGPGLRKIGEAHPSVGDVRGLGVFWALELVRDRRTREMLVPFAATGAQAAPMAELAADCRRRGLWPFTHFNRLHVLPPCNVSAEDARRGLEIIDEALDVADRYAAE, from the coding sequence ATGCTCACCGACTCCAGCACCGCCGCGGCCCGCGCCGCCGACCGCGCGCACGTCTTCCACTCCTGGTCGGCGCAGGGGCACATTGACCCGATGCCGGTCGCCGGCGGCTCCGGCAGCACCTTCTGGGACTACGAGGGCAACCACTACCTGGACTTCTCGTCGCAGTTCGTCAATCTCAACATCGGCCACGGCCACCCGCGCGTGGTCGAGGCCATCTGCCGGCAGGCGCGCAAGCTGTGCACGGTCGCCCCGCACTTCGCCAACGACCAGCGATCCGAGGCCGCCTGGCTGATCGCGCAGCACGCGCCCGGCGACCTCGACAAGGTGTTCTTCACCAACGGCGGCACGGAGTCCAACGAGCACGCGGTCCGGATGGCCCGGCTGGTCACCGGCCGGCCGAAGATCCTCACCGGGTACCGGTCCTACCACGGCTCCACCCACACCGCGATGCACCTGACCGGCGACCCCCGTCGCTGGCCGAGCGACACCGGAACGGCCGGGGCGGTGCACTTCTTCGGTCCCTACCCGTACCGGTCCGCCTTCCACGCCGAGAGCGAGGCGCAGGAGTGCGAGCGCGCGCTGGAACACCTCGAGCAGGTGATCACGCTGGAGGGTCCGCAGACCGTCGCGGCCGTGCTGCTGGAGCCGGTCGTCGGCACCAACGGCCTGCTGGTGCCGCCGGCCGGCTACCTGCGCGGCGTCCGGGAGATCTGCGACCGGTACGGGATCCTGCTCATCGCCGACGAGGTGATGACCGGCTTCGGGCGGACCGGTCGCTGGTTCGCGGTCGACCACTGGGACGTCGTGCCCGACCTGATCACCTTCGCCAAGGGCGTGAACTCCGGGTACGTACCGCTGGGTGGGGTGATCCTGTCCGAGCGCGTCGCCGCACGGTTCCACGACACCCCGTACCCCGGTGGGCTGACCTACTCCGGGCATCCGCTGGCCTGTGCCGCCGCGGTCGCCACCATGCACGCCATGCGCGACGAGGGCATCGTCGAGCACGCCGCCTGGCTGGGGGAACACGTGATCGGCCCCGGACTGCGCAAGATCGGCGAGGCGCATCCGAGCGTCGGCGACGTACGCGGCCTGGGTGTGTTCTGGGCCCTGGAGCTGGTGCGCGACCGGCGGACCCGGGAGATGCTGGTGCCGTTCGCCGCCACCGGCGCCCAGGCCGCGCCGATGGCCGAGCTGGCCGCGGACTGCCGGCGCCGCGGCCTGTGGCCGTTCACCCACTTCAACCGGCTGCACGTGCTGCCTCCGTGCAACGTCTCCGCCGAGGACGCGCGCCGCGGCCTGGAAATCATCGACGAGGCGCTGGACGTCGCCGACCGGTACGCCGCCGAATGA
- a CDS encoding AfsR/SARP family transcriptional regulator, whose product MELRVLGALEVTHAGERWDVPGVRTRVVLAVLAARNGRVVSVDELIEAVWDGPPPPPTARSQIQICISQVRRTLRAAGRDDALSTRFAGYQLQLSPEELDAGRFDRLTAEARRLAGAGQVPMAVERLRAAEALCLGTPLAGLPGDRVAAWRRELVERHNATVEERIRLELTLGRHDELIGELESLVRAHPLRERTRAYLMLALYRADRQSDALSAYREARAVFVEELGMEPGAELSRLERLILSRDPALDSPTPSAAWLPVVPASRDAAAVPRQLPADIADFTGRASEIAEIRQLLSGTGIRIDPHTAPLVVLSGQGGSGKTCLAVHAAHTLLDQFPDGQLYVNLDDACATPDRVGDVLNRLLQATGVAGTAVPDSVTERAALFRSRLAERRMLLLLDNATDEAQVLPLWPNTGGCGVIVTARTRMTALPGAHLVDLTTLSLEDSLALLHQIVGPRVLAQPAEAGELARLCGNLPLALRIAGARLASRPHWQVSRLVARLRDETLLLDELVHRDMCVRSTLTFSYDGLPAAARRLLRRLAVLRCDDFPGWIAGALVDEAPAAVDELVEQLVDARLVEAASEPVDGSTRYRLHDIVRAFARERLTVEEPAGAGTELIRRAVSCWLTVAAEAHRREYGGDYTIVHGRAPRRPLRPELFDELLGRPIEWLEAERYNLIAAVRLAAEHDLDELCWDLAFTLVTLFEARGCYDDWEDTAAAALTAARRAGNRLGEAVTLHSLGTLYMFQRHPARARQMFRDALPIQRATGNAHLGALIQRNLAYLEQLGGDDAAAISRYRRALGPLRAAGDHVGEAHVMVNLARVLSRQGQAGEAGRLLDQALRICHRVGIKRVEAQARHQLGELHLRTGDLGGATEAFQQTLHLVRDGNDRIGEAYAAHGLGVVHSRAGDQGRAHSWLTEALRLAEQSDERLIEGQSLYELAGLPRTEPAEAGRMLRRAIQIFEQLQARIWVARAHDALATL is encoded by the coding sequence GTGGAGCTGAGAGTTCTCGGGGCATTGGAGGTCACGCACGCCGGGGAGCGCTGGGACGTGCCGGGGGTGCGTACCCGTGTGGTCCTGGCCGTGCTGGCCGCACGCAACGGCCGGGTCGTCTCCGTCGACGAGCTGATCGAGGCGGTGTGGGACGGGCCGCCACCGCCGCCGACCGCCCGGTCGCAGATCCAGATCTGCATCTCCCAGGTGCGCCGCACGCTGCGCGCCGCCGGCCGGGACGACGCCCTCAGCACCCGTTTCGCCGGTTATCAGCTGCAGTTGTCGCCGGAGGAGCTCGACGCCGGCCGGTTCGACCGGCTGACGGCCGAGGCCCGCCGGCTGGCCGGCGCCGGGCAGGTGCCGATGGCGGTCGAGCGGCTCCGCGCGGCCGAGGCGCTGTGCCTGGGCACGCCGCTGGCCGGGCTGCCCGGCGACCGGGTGGCCGCCTGGCGCCGTGAACTGGTCGAACGCCACAATGCCACGGTCGAGGAGCGCATCCGCCTCGAACTGACGCTGGGCCGGCACGACGAGCTGATCGGTGAACTGGAGTCGCTGGTGCGGGCGCATCCGTTGCGGGAACGAACCCGCGCGTACCTCATGCTGGCCCTGTATCGCGCCGACCGGCAGTCGGACGCGCTGAGCGCGTACCGCGAGGCCCGTGCGGTGTTCGTCGAGGAGCTGGGCATGGAGCCCGGGGCCGAGCTGAGCCGGCTGGAACGGCTGATCCTGTCCCGTGATCCGGCGCTGGACTCGCCGACACCCTCGGCGGCCTGGCTGCCGGTCGTGCCGGCCTCGCGGGACGCGGCGGCCGTGCCGCGCCAGCTCCCGGCGGACATCGCGGACTTCACCGGGCGGGCGTCGGAGATCGCCGAGATACGCCAGCTGCTCAGCGGCACGGGGATCCGGATCGATCCGCACACCGCGCCGCTGGTGGTGCTCAGCGGCCAGGGCGGCAGTGGCAAGACCTGCCTGGCGGTCCACGCCGCGCACACGCTGCTCGATCAGTTCCCCGACGGGCAGTTGTACGTCAATCTCGACGACGCGTGCGCGACGCCGGACCGGGTCGGTGACGTGCTGAACCGGCTGCTGCAGGCCACCGGCGTCGCGGGCACCGCGGTTCCGGACAGCGTCACCGAGCGGGCCGCGCTGTTCCGCAGCCGGCTGGCGGAGCGGCGGATGCTGCTGCTGCTCGACAACGCCACGGACGAGGCGCAGGTGCTGCCGCTGTGGCCGAACACCGGCGGCTGCGGTGTGATCGTCACGGCGCGGACCAGGATGACCGCACTGCCCGGCGCGCACCTGGTCGACCTCACCACGCTGTCACTGGAGGACAGCCTGGCGCTGCTGCACCAGATCGTCGGCCCGCGGGTGCTGGCACAGCCGGCCGAGGCCGGTGAGCTCGCCCGGCTGTGCGGGAACCTGCCGCTGGCGCTGCGGATCGCCGGAGCCCGCCTGGCGTCCCGGCCGCATTGGCAGGTCAGCCGTCTGGTGGCGCGGTTGCGCGACGAGACGCTGCTGCTGGACGAGCTGGTGCACCGGGACATGTGCGTCCGGTCCACGCTGACCTTCAGCTACGACGGCCTGCCGGCGGCGGCCCGGCGCCTGCTGCGCAGACTGGCCGTGCTGCGCTGCGACGACTTCCCGGGCTGGATCGCCGGTGCGCTCGTCGACGAGGCCCCGGCGGCGGTGGACGAGCTGGTCGAACAGCTGGTGGACGCGCGCCTGGTCGAGGCGGCGTCCGAGCCGGTCGACGGCTCCACCCGATACCGGCTGCACGACATCGTGCGGGCGTTCGCCCGGGAACGGCTGACGGTCGAGGAGCCGGCCGGTGCCGGCACCGAGCTGATCCGCCGGGCGGTGAGTTGCTGGCTGACGGTCGCGGCCGAGGCGCACCGGCGAGAGTACGGCGGGGACTACACGATCGTGCACGGCCGGGCACCGCGCCGGCCGCTACGGCCGGAGCTGTTCGACGAGCTGCTCGGCCGGCCGATCGAATGGCTGGAGGCGGAGCGCTACAACCTCATCGCCGCGGTCCGGCTGGCCGCCGAGCACGACCTGGACGAGCTGTGCTGGGACCTCGCGTTCACGCTGGTGACGCTGTTCGAGGCGCGCGGGTGCTACGACGACTGGGAGGACACGGCGGCCGCGGCGCTGACGGCGGCCCGCCGGGCCGGCAACCGGCTCGGCGAGGCGGTGACCCTGCACTCGCTCGGCACGCTGTACATGTTCCAGCGGCACCCGGCCCGGGCCCGGCAGATGTTCCGGGACGCGCTGCCGATCCAGCGGGCGACGGGCAACGCGCATCTCGGCGCGCTCATCCAGCGCAATCTGGCCTACCTGGAGCAACTGGGCGGCGACGACGCGGCCGCCATCTCGCGATACCGCCGCGCGCTGGGCCCGCTGCGGGCCGCCGGTGACCACGTCGGTGAGGCGCACGTGATGGTCAACCTCGCCCGGGTGCTCTCCCGGCAGGGCCAGGCCGGTGAGGCGGGCCGGCTGCTGGATCAGGCGCTGCGGATCTGCCACCGCGTCGGGATCAAGCGGGTCGAGGCGCAGGCCCGCCACCAGCTGGGGGAGCTGCACCTGCGGACCGGTGACCTCGGCGGTGCCACCGAGGCGTTCCAGCAGACCCTGCACCTGGTCCGGGACGGCAACGACCGCATCGGTGAGGCCTACGCCGCGCACGGGCTCGGCGTGGTGCACAGCCGCGCCGGTGACCAGGGCCGGGCGCACTCGTGGCTGACCGAGGCGCTGCGGCTGGCCGAGCAGTCCGACGAGCGGCTGATCGAGGGCCAGTCCCTGTACGAGCTGGCCGGTCTGCCGCGGACCGAGCCGGCCGAGGCGGGCCGGATGCTGCGCCGGGCGATCCAGATCTTCGAGCAGTTGCAGGCGCGGATCTGGGTCGCCAGGGCTCATGACGCCCTGGCGACCCTGTGA
- a CDS encoding CGNR zinc finger domain-containing protein produces the protein MLKHQEAPGRLELVRGFLNTLDLEHGTDRLAGPDDMHRWVRAALPQITAGRPTETGRLAAVRLREALRAAAAVHSAAAPDPAAHAALDEITARLPLRLHFDAALTPGLRPAPGHDDVLAGTLLGIVAEAALDGTWRRLKICPAEDCRWAFYDHAKNRMGVWCQMAECGNRAKARRHRGRQART, from the coding sequence ATGCTCAAGCACCAGGAGGCGCCCGGCCGGCTGGAGCTGGTCCGCGGCTTCCTCAACACGCTCGACCTGGAACACGGCACCGACCGGCTCGCCGGCCCGGACGACATGCACCGCTGGGTGCGCGCCGCGCTCCCGCAGATCACCGCCGGCCGGCCCACGGAGACCGGCCGGCTCGCCGCGGTCCGGCTGCGCGAGGCGCTACGGGCGGCGGCCGCGGTCCACTCGGCCGCCGCTCCCGACCCGGCCGCCCACGCCGCGCTCGACGAGATCACCGCCCGGCTGCCGCTGCGGCTGCACTTCGACGCCGCGCTGACCCCCGGCCTGCGGCCCGCACCGGGACACGACGACGTGCTGGCCGGCACCCTGCTCGGCATCGTCGCGGAGGCCGCCCTCGACGGCACCTGGCGGCGGCTGAAGATCTGCCCCGCGGAGGACTGCCGCTGGGCGTTCTACGACCACGCCAAGAACCGGATGGGCGTGTGGTGCCAGATGGCCGAGTGCGGCAACCGCGCGAAGGCCCGCCGCCACCGGGGCCGGCAAGCCCGCACCTGA
- a CDS encoding methylaspartate mutase — translation MSEVEWAGMRVDAATAETLPSWADTVAYLRSGRAPSAVAALRAARDTGRPIVQPRCGVGDHGDMLRLLHRLREAGPGMLTVTIDSYTRLRQFDRAARALREAPADLNGYPLVAHGWRRGRELIEAVDVPVEIRHGSPDPRELFAVSLAAGAGSFEGGGIGYNLPYCKDVPLRTSMECWREVDALCGRLAAAGVTVDRELFGTLTAVLMPPSISLAVTLLEARAAAAEGVRCLSIAYPQGGEIHQDVAALRCIRLLAGRYLPAGVEVHPVLHEFMGVFPRRRDTADALILYGGVTALLGGASKVINKTRQEGYGIPDADANADGIRTALLGTSDLLDVVRIDEDRVGEETHWLLREVTELVEPVLAEPDLPAAVAGAFAGGRLDVPFSASVHARSWVVPARDARGAIRYRRTGRLPFSTGTLHRNATELGPERPTADLVESVTADINYFLRRDHAPA, via the coding sequence ATGTCTGAGGTCGAATGGGCCGGCATGCGGGTGGACGCGGCGACCGCCGAGACGCTGCCGTCCTGGGCGGACACCGTCGCCTACCTGCGCTCCGGCCGGGCACCGTCGGCCGTGGCCGCCCTCCGCGCCGCCCGGGACACCGGCCGGCCGATCGTGCAGCCACGGTGCGGCGTCGGCGACCACGGCGACATGCTGCGCCTGCTGCACCGGCTGCGCGAGGCCGGTCCCGGCATGCTGACCGTCACGATCGACTCGTACACCCGGCTGCGGCAGTTCGACCGGGCCGCCCGCGCGCTGCGCGAAGCACCGGCGGACCTCAACGGTTACCCGCTGGTCGCGCACGGCTGGCGGCGCGGCCGGGAACTGATCGAGGCGGTCGACGTCCCGGTGGAGATCCGGCACGGCTCACCGGACCCGCGCGAGCTGTTCGCGGTGTCGCTCGCCGCCGGCGCCGGTTCCTTCGAGGGTGGCGGCATCGGTTACAACCTGCCCTACTGCAAGGACGTCCCGCTGCGGACGTCGATGGAGTGCTGGCGCGAGGTCGACGCGCTGTGCGGCCGGCTCGCCGCCGCGGGCGTGACCGTGGACCGGGAGCTGTTCGGGACGCTGACCGCGGTGCTGATGCCTCCGTCGATCAGCCTGGCCGTGACGCTGCTGGAGGCGCGGGCGGCGGCCGCCGAGGGGGTGCGCTGCCTGTCGATCGCCTACCCGCAGGGCGGGGAGATCCACCAGGACGTCGCCGCGCTGCGCTGCATCCGGCTGCTGGCCGGCCGGTACCTGCCCGCCGGGGTGGAGGTGCACCCGGTGCTGCACGAGTTCATGGGTGTCTTCCCGCGACGCCGGGACACCGCGGACGCGCTGATCCTCTACGGCGGTGTGACGGCGCTCCTGGGTGGCGCCTCCAAGGTCATCAACAAGACCCGGCAGGAGGGGTACGGCATCCCCGACGCCGACGCCAACGCCGACGGCATCCGCACCGCCCTGCTCGGCACCTCCGACCTGCTGGACGTCGTACGCATCGACGAGGACCGGGTGGGCGAGGAGACCCACTGGCTGCTGCGCGAGGTGACCGAGCTGGTCGAGCCGGTGCTCGCGGAGCCGGACCTGCCGGCCGCCGTGGCCGGGGCGTTCGCCGGCGGGCGGCTGGACGTGCCGTTCAGCGCGAGCGTGCACGCACGGTCGTGGGTCGTGCCGGCCCGCGACGCCCGCGGCGCCATCCGCTACCGGCGCACCGGCCGGCTGCCCTTCTCCACCGGCACGCTGCACCGCAACGCCACCGAGCTCGGACCGGAGCGGCCCACCGCGGACCTGGTCGAGAGCGTCACCGCGGACATCAACTACTTCCTCCGGCGCGACCACGCGCCCGCATGA
- a CDS encoding EamA family transporter, translated as MDVTENPAARRSYASGLLAVVVATGLWGVGGTVAGSLFEAGVQPLELVAARTLITVAGLGVLLAVMRTPGPRARISWPLVIGFGLSVGLANALLFLAIAHLPVAVAMVLQNLAPAFVVAWLVLAGRCRPGVRIVAGLLLALAGVACVVELPSTPVGEVNLPGLLFGLGTAAAVAAFSVLGGRATRRYGAIRANVYAFAVSSVAWLLFFIPQGTPGLVRHGEQIGGILFVGVLGTLVPFVLFSWGTARVGAQAGAVNICLEPVFSAVLAWVWLGQALGALQLAGAVMVIAAVVHLQRQPVEERSAPERASLAEATV; from the coding sequence GTGGACGTCACCGAGAATCCCGCCGCCCGCCGTTCGTACGCCAGTGGCCTGCTCGCGGTGGTGGTCGCCACGGGCCTCTGGGGAGTGGGCGGCACCGTCGCCGGAAGTTTGTTCGAGGCCGGCGTGCAGCCGCTGGAACTGGTCGCGGCGCGGACGCTGATCACCGTGGCCGGGCTGGGCGTGCTGCTCGCGGTGATGCGCACCCCCGGGCCGCGTGCCCGGATCAGCTGGCCGCTGGTCATCGGATTCGGCCTGTCGGTCGGGCTGGCCAACGCGCTGCTGTTCCTGGCCATCGCCCACCTGCCGGTGGCGGTGGCGATGGTGCTGCAGAACCTGGCACCGGCGTTCGTGGTGGCCTGGCTGGTGCTGGCCGGCCGCTGCCGGCCGGGAGTGCGGATCGTCGCCGGGCTGCTGCTGGCGCTGGCCGGTGTCGCGTGCGTCGTCGAGCTGCCGAGCACCCCGGTCGGCGAGGTCAACCTGCCGGGGCTGCTGTTCGGCCTGGGCACGGCGGCGGCGGTCGCGGCGTTCTCGGTGCTGGGCGGGCGGGCGACCCGGCGTTACGGCGCGATCCGGGCGAACGTGTACGCCTTCGCCGTCTCCAGCGTGGCATGGCTGCTGTTCTTCATCCCCCAGGGCACACCCGGCCTGGTCCGGCACGGTGAGCAGATCGGCGGGATCCTGTTCGTCGGCGTGCTGGGCACCCTGGTGCCGTTCGTGCTCTTCTCCTGGGGTACCGCCCGGGTCGGCGCGCAGGCCGGCGCGGTCAACATCTGCCTGGAGCCGGTGTTCAGCGCGGTCCTGGCCTGGGTCTGGCTGGGGCAGGCGCTGGGTGCGCTGCAACTGGCGGGTGCCGTGATGGTCATCGCCGCCGTGGTTCACCTGCAGCGGCAGCCCGTCGAGGAGCGCTCGGCGCCGGAGCGGGCGTCGCTCGCGGAGGCCACCGTCTGA
- a CDS encoding arsenate reductase ArsC: MTGKPSVLFVCVHNAGRSQMAAGWLRHLAGDTVEVRSAGSAPADSVNPAAAEAMREVGIDITGHTPKLLEYETAQDSDVIITMGCGDACPVFPGKRYEDWKLADPAGKGIEAVRPIRDEIRDRVEKLLAELTS, translated from the coding sequence ATGACCGGCAAGCCCAGCGTCCTGTTCGTCTGCGTCCACAACGCCGGCCGTTCCCAGATGGCCGCCGGCTGGCTGCGCCACCTCGCCGGCGACACCGTCGAAGTGCGCTCGGCCGGCTCCGCACCCGCCGATTCCGTCAACCCCGCCGCGGCCGAGGCGATGCGCGAGGTCGGCATCGACATCACCGGCCACACCCCCAAGCTGCTCGAGTACGAGACCGCCCAGGATTCCGACGTCATCATCACCATGGGCTGCGGCGACGCCTGCCCGGTCTTCCCCGGCAAACGCTACGAGGACTGGAAGCTCGCCGACCCGGCCGGCAAGGGCATCGAGGCCGTCCGCCCCATCCGCGACGAGATCCGCGATCGCGTGGAGAAGCTGCTCGCCGAACTCACCTCCTGA